From Limnothrix sp. FACHB-406, the proteins below share one genomic window:
- a CDS encoding DUF1828 domain-containing protein — MTTSPCQSIADTIGQLYTCSEVNGLVRIRTPYLYPDGDVIDLFLKPETQTLTDLGETLRWLDLQTFRQSLSKKQEWFLQDIQVTYGVELYDGMLLVRVQNNLAEAITRLAQGAIAASNLWLLNRTRLASTVNDDLADLLEERQIPYERDIKVVGRSARSWSMDFQTRHPRRSALIKVLSTGNRGAANSKVNNAVAAWVDLNQLQLTTEPLHFISLFDDSLDVWSSSHLSQLAEFSNICYLSQPEELIEQLVT; from the coding sequence ATGACCACCTCGCCCTGCCAATCGATCGCAGACACCATCGGGCAACTCTACACCTGCTCCGAGGTGAATGGCTTGGTGCGGATTCGGACTCCCTATCTTTATCCCGACGGCGACGTAATCGACTTATTTCTTAAGCCCGAAACCCAAACCTTAACCGACCTCGGCGAAACCCTGCGCTGGCTAGATCTGCAAACATTTCGGCAGTCCCTATCCAAAAAGCAAGAATGGTTTCTGCAAGATATTCAAGTGACTTACGGCGTTGAATTATACGATGGAATGCTGTTAGTTCGGGTGCAAAATAACCTAGCAGAAGCCATCACTCGACTCGCCCAAGGCGCGATCGCTGCATCTAATTTGTGGTTGCTGAATCGAACTCGACTCGCCAGCACGGTAAATGATGATCTTGCCGACCTTCTAGAAGAGCGTCAAATTCCCTATGAACGAGATATTAAGGTAGTGGGGCGATCGGCTCGTTCTTGGTCGATGGACTTTCAAACGAGACACCCACGACGCAGCGCCTTAATTAAAGTTCTAAGCACCGGCAATCGGGGCGCAGCCAATAGCAAAGTGAATAACGCTGTGGCTGCTTGGGTTGACTTAAATCAATTGCAACTCACCACAGAACCATTACACTTCATTTCGTTATTTGATGACAGCTTAGATGTGTGGAGTTCTAGCCATCTCAGCCAACTTGCTGAATTTTCCAATATTTGCTACCTATCTCAGCCAGAAGAACTGATTGAACAATTGGTAACGTGA
- a CDS encoding restriction endonuclease subunit S — protein sequence MCHSTLLDGWLCGTGCLRVRVSNDSVDTKYLYFYLRHPSVREWIVRHAHGATMANLNTAILSACPTVLPPLPEQKAIARILSALDDKIELNRRMNETLEAMARAIFKDWFVDFGPTRAKMSGRAAYLPEHLWSLFPEAIDPETGIPTGWKLSRLDELVVLQRGFDLPKSKRQNGNFPVIAASGFNGTHNEYMVEPPGVTTGRSGVLGKVFYIQEKFWPLNTSLWIKQYIDTTPIYAYFLLQNIDFSSFNAGSAVPTLNRNHIHNLFVPKPNIEIIREFSSLAENLFNLQYRNSKSSDDLADLRDRLLPKLMSGEIRVKEAEKMVEEVL from the coding sequence ATCTGTCATTCAACACTTCTGGATGGATGGTTATGTGGAACAGGCTGTCTTCGAGTTCGTGTTAGTAATGATTCAGTAGACACAAAATATTTGTATTTTTATCTTCGCCATCCTTCGGTACGTGAGTGGATTGTTAGACACGCGCATGGCGCAACAATGGCTAATTTAAACACTGCGATTCTGTCAGCATGTCCAACAGTTTTGCCCCCACTCCCTGAGCAAAAAGCGATCGCCCGTATTCTCTCTGCTCTTGATGACAAAATCGAGCTGAATCGGCGGATGAACGAAACCCTGGAGGCCATGGCCAGGGCGATTTTCAAGGATTGGTTTGTGGACTTTGGCCCCACCCGCGCCAAGATGTCGGGCCGCGCTGCTTATCTGCCAGAGCATTTGTGGTCGCTGTTCCCAGAGGCAATCGACCCTGAAACAGGTATACCGACGGGTTGGAAACTTAGTAGACTAGACGAATTAGTTGTTTTGCAAAGAGGATTTGATCTTCCAAAATCAAAAAGACAAAATGGAAATTTCCCGGTTATTGCAGCTAGTGGCTTCAATGGAACCCACAACGAATATATGGTTGAACCGCCAGGTGTTACCACGGGAAGAAGTGGAGTTTTAGGAAAGGTTTTTTACATACAAGAAAAATTCTGGCCACTGAATACATCACTTTGGATTAAGCAGTATATTGATACAACTCCAATATATGCTTACTTTCTTTTGCAAAATATTGATTTCAGTTCGTTTAATGCTGGTTCTGCGGTCCCAACGTTGAATCGAAATCATATACATAATTTATTTGTGCCTAAGCCCAATATCGAAATCATTAGAGAATTCAGCAGCTTGGCAGAAAATCTTTTCAATCTACAATACCGCAACTCCAAAAGCTCGGATGATCTTGCTGATCTGCGCGATCGCCTCCTCCCCAAGCTCATGTCCGGCGAAATCCGAGTCAAAGAAGCCGAAAAAATGGTTGAAGAGGTGCTGTAG